One genomic region from Verrucomicrobiota bacterium encodes:
- a CDS encoding RNA polymerase sigma factor, producing the protein MIERQPVDAAPVAAADSIEALYEAKESVLLLYAQRLVHDGETAQDVVQEAFMRLHAEFESVKQPVPWLYRTVHNLALNQLRAGRKIVPLAAEEENRETPDYQPLPDEQIMRMEAIGETRLCLETLEARQQELIRLKFDEGLSYQEISDRTQLSTGNVGYLLHHALKELAAALKKTGVVS; encoded by the coding sequence ATGATAGAACGTCAACCAGTGGATGCCGCGCCGGTGGCGGCGGCGGATTCGATTGAGGCCCTGTATGAGGCCAAAGAATCGGTCTTGCTGCTATACGCGCAACGGTTGGTCCACGATGGCGAGACCGCCCAGGATGTGGTGCAGGAAGCCTTTATGAGATTACATGCCGAATTTGAGTCCGTGAAACAGCCGGTGCCCTGGCTGTACCGGACGGTGCATAACCTGGCGCTGAATCAGTTGCGCGCCGGGCGGAAGATCGTGCCGCTGGCAGCCGAGGAGGAGAACCGGGAAACGCCCGACTACCAACCGCTGCCGGATGAGCAGATTATGCGGATGGAGGCGATTGGTGAAACACGGTTATGCCTGGAGACGCTGGAGGCCCGCCAGCAGGAGTTGATCCGGCTCAAGTTCGACGAAGGGCTATCCTACCAGGAAATCAGTGATCGCACGCAGTTGAGCACCGGCAACGTGGGCTACCTGCTGCATCATGCGTTAAAGGAGTTAGCGGCGGCACTCAAGAAAACAGGAGTTGTGTCATGA
- a CDS encoding von Willebrand factor type A domain-containing protein, giving the protein MNPEPNQREQWEVRLIALLLGEASSSEQAELRRLMEQDSSLAAFYAEMQQTVGMVKEAARTVHAEAKAASQPVAQPKLSPERRAKLLEQFKQSQPKAEVPPAAQPANPPYKPGKIIFPNFIMLAQSLWWRPQVKKALAWAAVWCVMGITTALLWPGRIYQARVLAFVNEDMPDVEGLSGGRANNGAFDPFWKESQVEIARWRAKNQRAAPATPTVGGNVSHDFDPHWITTQEEIARAKTKYNANVVGYQAIPKSSPAPVPGATFYSHKSIAGDKLSAPATTTPAAIAQNTKIFLPEESAAEQNSRRTDADSDHSSTAAIADANGRSFFRHDESRAVVVKGDESRDVVVNATAATPPPVNEPQGAMRDLSRKNATINNYSHYGGAGGGGGVGGGTHNTFAARQDGADAQKGISAKPGLQTEQAWGLEAGQVAHAKASRVREAAKAASPMEQEAETVALGVVAAPVDSTSELPAETKPTSTITRTKSGRVSGAGGIYIPQSEAAADAPVAVEDNRTAVISGNLVFNGGTSIVSDPTGATSLSETRQTGRSLRVTDGDKGIAVNGPAPEQAGTVQLQNREEAGRENAERIMFGTMAAAPPPPVAAPQLTMGDTAELAPEPTVHKRLEVAAKDTLADLPTSGKAPTTDWLFGANGKPTGQTQGGEKQQALGRLSASSAVGTKLAKAEQQLFWDEPEGRAAGVANKAKESNSDAMDQLQLVTDAEQGQKQAGLAKGESAPAGFTGETLDRAAKRSPEQLKNLGELDTRGLGGAPQKARELEESLGVFRGEITADKAVTMDERRSRITKDAKEDTAKMRLGTKARPEAEKKQLAQLNEKSKLALDDFKRTTAPAKPQARDQVALAIKYPQPTFKGTPEDLPALGRPAKAKEMAQKDAAGLKFSTTSAPAKPQSAENWSYLASQEKNADKKAAQEGGLVKAGAGVLTLSGATTFSGGTVISGGVLELKREADVKKAPPAPPLQHQPEYPTRENRFSTFSLNISDVAFKTAAASLNSGELPDPNSIRTEEFINAFNYHDPAPAPRAKLAFAWERAHYPFAHNRDIVRFSVQTAAQGRDAQKPLNLVVLLDNSGSMERPDRVQIVHEAMRVLAKQLQPQDRISVVAFARTARLSVDGLAGGKPEALLSQVLSLVPEGGTDLEAGLDLAYATVAKHFQPKGNNRVILLTDGAANLGNVEPEDLKSKVVEQRKKGIALDCFGIGWEEYNDDLLELLSRNADGRYAFLNQPDEAGPEFANKLAGALNVAASDVKTQVEFNPQRVTVFRQVGYAKHQLTKEQFRDNTVDAAEIAAAEAGNALYVIEVNPQGQGALGVVRVRYKDPETGEYLEKEWELSYQGQVPELDQASPAMRLATTAGAFGEWLARNPYADGVRLKELPNYLTGIPEGFSPDPRPKQLVTMIRQAIGVEGK; this is encoded by the coding sequence ATGAACCCGGAACCAAACCAGCGCGAGCAATGGGAAGTGCGTTTGATCGCCCTGCTGCTGGGCGAGGCCAGCTCCTCAGAGCAGGCTGAATTGAGGCGGTTGATGGAACAGGATTCCTCACTCGCCGCCTTTTACGCGGAAATGCAGCAAACCGTCGGGATGGTCAAGGAAGCCGCCCGAACGGTTCACGCCGAAGCCAAGGCCGCCAGCCAACCTGTGGCACAACCGAAACTATCGCCCGAACGCCGCGCCAAACTGCTGGAACAGTTCAAACAATCGCAGCCGAAGGCAGAGGTTCCACCGGCAGCCCAACCGGCGAATCCCCCGTACAAGCCGGGGAAGATTATTTTCCCGAATTTCATCATGCTGGCCCAGAGTTTATGGTGGCGACCGCAAGTGAAGAAGGCACTGGCCTGGGCAGCGGTGTGGTGCGTGATGGGGATCACGACCGCGTTGTTATGGCCTGGCCGTATCTATCAGGCACGAGTGCTTGCGTTTGTTAATGAGGATATGCCAGATGTGGAAGGGTTGAGTGGCGGTAGAGCAAATAATGGTGCCTTTGATCCGTTTTGGAAGGAAAGCCAAGTAGAAATCGCGCGATGGAGGGCTAAAAACCAACGCGCAGCACCAGCGACACCAACCGTTGGTGGAAATGTAAGCCATGACTTTGATCCTCATTGGATTACAACCCAAGAGGAAATAGCACGAGCTAAAACGAAATATAATGCAAACGTGGTTGGCTACCAGGCTATACCGAAATCATCCCCTGCACCAGTCCCTGGGGCGACATTCTACAGCCATAAGTCAATCGCAGGAGACAAGCTCTCTGCACCCGCCACCACCACGCCAGCCGCCATTGCGCAAAACACCAAGATATTTCTGCCGGAGGAAAGTGCCGCCGAGCAGAATTCAAGGCGGACGGATGCCGATTCCGACCATTCCTCCACCGCCGCCATAGCCGATGCAAATGGACGCAGTTTTTTCAGACATGACGAGTCAAGGGCCGTGGTGGTCAAAGGTGATGAGTCGAGGGACGTAGTGGTCAATGCCACGGCGGCCACTCCGCCGCCGGTCAACGAACCGCAAGGGGCAATGCGTGATCTCAGTCGCAAGAACGCAACCATTAACAATTACAGCCATTACGGTGGCGCCGGCGGTGGTGGTGGAGTGGGTGGTGGCACGCATAATACTTTTGCAGCAAGACAAGATGGCGCAGATGCGCAGAAAGGCATCTCCGCCAAACCAGGGTTGCAAACGGAGCAGGCATGGGGATTGGAGGCCGGCCAGGTTGCACATGCCAAAGCAAGCAGAGTACGTGAGGCTGCCAAGGCAGCGTCACCCATGGAGCAAGAAGCGGAAACGGTTGCGTTGGGAGTCGTCGCCGCACCGGTGGATTCAACCAGTGAGTTACCAGCCGAGACCAAACCAACCAGTACGATTACGCGTACCAAATCTGGAAGGGTGAGCGGCGCGGGCGGCATCTACATCCCGCAAAGCGAGGCCGCAGCCGATGCGCCCGTGGCAGTGGAAGATAACCGAACCGCAGTCATCTCTGGCAATTTGGTTTTCAATGGCGGCACTTCAATCGTGAGTGACCCGACCGGAGCTACTTCCTTGAGCGAAACACGCCAGACTGGACGGAGCCTACGGGTAACAGATGGTGACAAGGGGATAGCCGTAAATGGACCGGCACCGGAACAAGCGGGCACTGTGCAACTTCAGAATCGCGAGGAGGCTGGCAGGGAGAACGCAGAGCGAATTATGTTTGGCACTATGGCGGCGGCACCGCCACCACCCGTTGCCGCACCACAATTAACGATGGGTGATACGGCAGAACTGGCCCCAGAACCAACCGTACACAAGCGCTTGGAAGTAGCAGCAAAGGACACGTTAGCGGATTTACCCACATCGGGAAAGGCCCCGACGACTGACTGGTTGTTCGGCGCTAATGGCAAGCCCACGGGCCAAACCCAAGGCGGGGAGAAACAACAGGCCTTGGGAAGACTCTCCGCTTCCAGCGCGGTTGGCACCAAGTTAGCCAAGGCTGAGCAACAACTGTTTTGGGATGAACCGGAAGGCCGCGCGGCTGGGGTCGCCAACAAGGCTAAGGAGTCGAACTCAGACGCCATGGACCAGTTGCAGTTGGTAACGGATGCGGAGCAAGGACAGAAACAAGCTGGGTTAGCCAAAGGGGAATCCGCCCCGGCAGGATTTACGGGAGAAACATTGGACCGGGCGGCGAAGAGAAGTCCGGAACAACTTAAAAATTTGGGGGAACTTGATACCCGAGGTCTTGGGGGGGCACCCCAGAAAGCCAGAGAGCTGGAAGAATCGCTGGGGGTGTTTAGGGGGGAAATAACGGCGGACAAGGCGGTGACGATGGATGAGCGGCGGAGTAGGATAACCAAAGACGCCAAGGAAGATACGGCCAAAATGCGTTTGGGCACCAAGGCACGCCCAGAAGCGGAGAAAAAACAATTGGCCCAATTGAATGAAAAATCCAAGCTGGCACTGGATGACTTCAAAAGAACAACCGCCCCCGCCAAGCCGCAGGCTAGAGACCAAGTTGCGCTTGCTATCAAGTATCCGCAGCCGACGTTTAAAGGCACGCCGGAAGACCTCCCAGCGCTGGGCAGACCGGCAAAGGCCAAGGAGATGGCGCAAAAAGATGCGGCCGGTTTGAAGTTTTCAACTACCTCGGCTCCGGCCAAACCGCAATCTGCCGAGAATTGGAGTTATCTGGCCAGCCAAGAGAAGAACGCCGACAAGAAAGCTGCGCAAGAAGGAGGGTTAGTCAAGGCAGGCGCTGGTGTGCTGACCCTCAGTGGCGCAACCACGTTCTCCGGTGGCACGGTGATCTCGGGCGGCGTTCTGGAACTTAAGCGGGAAGCTGATGTCAAGAAAGCGCCTCCGGCCCCTCCGTTGCAGCATCAGCCGGAATATCCCACGCGGGAAAACCGATTCTCTACGTTTTCGCTGAACATCAGTGATGTGGCGTTTAAAACGGCGGCGGCCAGCCTGAATAGCGGCGAGTTGCCCGATCCGAACTCGATCCGCACCGAGGAATTCATCAATGCCTTCAATTATCACGATCCCGCCCCTGCCCCGCGTGCCAAGCTCGCGTTTGCCTGGGAACGGGCGCATTACCCATTTGCGCATAACCGGGACATCGTGCGATTCTCCGTGCAAACGGCGGCGCAAGGACGGGATGCGCAGAAACCGCTGAACCTGGTGGTGCTGCTCGACAACTCCGGTTCGATGGAGCGTCCTGATCGGGTGCAGATCGTGCATGAAGCCATGCGCGTCCTGGCCAAGCAGTTGCAACCGCAGGATCGCATCAGCGTGGTGGCCTTTGCACGCACGGCCCGTTTGAGTGTGGATGGCCTGGCGGGCGGCAAACCGGAGGCCTTGCTCAGCCAGGTGCTGAGCCTGGTGCCGGAAGGCGGCACAGACCTTGAGGCCGGGCTGGACCTAGCCTATGCGACGGTAGCCAAGCATTTCCAGCCCAAGGGCAATAACCGCGTGATCCTGCTCACCGACGGCGCGGCCAACCTGGGGAACGTGGAACCCGAGGATCTGAAAAGCAAAGTGGTGGAACAACGCAAGAAAGGCATCGCGCTGGATTGCTTCGGAATCGGTTGGGAGGAGTATAACGATGACCTGCTGGAGCTGCTCTCGCGCAATGCGGATGGCCGTTATGCCTTTCTGAATCAGCCCGATGAGGCAGGGCCGGAGTTTGCGAACAAACTCGCAGGCGCATTGAATGTGGCGGCATCCGACGTGAAGACACAGGTGGAATTCAATCCGCAACGGGTAACGGTGTTCCGCCAGGTGGGTTACGCCAAACATCAGCTCACCAAGGAACAGTTCCGCGACAACACGGTGGACGCGGCGGAAATTGCCGCCGCCGAAGCGGGTAACGCGTTATATGTCATCGAGGTAAACCCACAAGGTCAAGGGGCACTGGGCGTGGTGCGGGTGCGCTACAAAGACCCGGAGACCGGTGAGTATTTGGAAAAAGAATGGGAACTGTCCTATCAAGGCCAGGTGCCGGAGTTGGACCAAGCCAGCCCAGCGATGCGCCTGGCAACCACGGCGGGAGCCTTTGGCGAGTGGCTGGCGCGGAATCCATACGCGGACGGCGTGCGCCTCAAAGAGTTGCCGAATTATCTCACGGGCATACCGGAAGGGTTCAGCCCGGACCCGCGGCCGAAACAGTTGGTTACGATGATACGGCAGGCGATTGGGGTGGAGGGGAAGTGA